One genomic window of Danio rerio strain Tuebingen ecotype United States chromosome 24, GRCz12tu, whole genome shotgun sequence includes the following:
- the impa2 gene encoding inositol monophosphatase 2 isoform X1 encodes MADWSECLDVAVDIARRAGQMVSCAVQLEKRVSSKSTPTDLVTEADHQVEELIISTLREKYPTHRFIGEESSAAGVKCELTDSPTWIIDPIDGTCNFVHSFPMVAVSIGFAVRKELEFGVIYHCFDGTLYTARKGHGAFCNGVRLQVSKEKDVSKALILTEIGAKRDSATLDIFLGNMKKILSAPTHGSPAGRRRRIISMVCTAGTSQQPLSSSERLEAV; translated from the exons ATGGCGGACTGGAGCGAGTGTCTGGATGTGGCCGTGGACATCGCCCGGAGAGCCGGACAG atggtGTCGTGTGCTGTTCAGCTGGAGAAGCGTGTGAGCAGTAAAAGCACACCGACAGACCTGGTGACAGAAGCAGATCATCAGGTGGAGGAGCTGATCATCTCCACACTCAGAGAGAAATACCCtacacacag gtTTATTGGTGAGGAATCATCTGCTGCTGGTGTGAAGTGTGAGCTGACAGACAGTCCTACCTGGATCATCGACCCCATCGACGGCACCTGTAACTTTGTGCACAG TTTCCCCATGGTGGCAGTCAGCATTGGGTTTGCTGTGAGGAAAGAG CTGGAGTTTGGTGTGATCTACCACTGTTTTGACGGGACGTTGTATACAGCCAGGAAAGGACACGGAGCCTTCTGCAACGGTGTTCGACTTCAGGTTTCAAAAGAGAAAG ACGTGTCGAAGGCTCTGATCCTCACAGAGATCGGGGCGAAGAGAGACTCAGCAACACTCGATATATTTCTAGGAAACATGAAGAAGATATTGAGCGCACCGACTCACGG gtCGCCAGCGGGGCGGCGGAGGCGTATTATCAGTATGGTCTGCACTGCTGGGACATCGCAGCAGCCGCTGTCATCATCCGAGAGGCTGGAGGCTGTGTGA
- the impa2 gene encoding inositol monophosphatase 2, with amino-acid sequence MADWSECLDVAVDIARRAGQMVSCAVQLEKRVSSKSTPTDLVTEADHQVEELIISTLREKYPTHRFIGEESSAAGVKCELTDSPTWIIDPIDGTCNFVHSFPMVAVSIGFAVRKELEFGVIYHCFDGTLYTARKGHGAFCNGVRLQVSKEKDVSKALILTEIGAKRDSATLDIFLGNMKKILSAPTHGVRIIGSSTLSLCQVASGAAEAYYQYGLHCWDIAAAAVIIREAGGCVMDTTGGPLDLMSRRVVAAGTREIAEYVVKQLQPINYGRDDL; translated from the exons ATGGCGGACTGGAGCGAGTGTCTGGATGTGGCCGTGGACATCGCCCGGAGAGCCGGACAG atggtGTCGTGTGCTGTTCAGCTGGAGAAGCGTGTGAGCAGTAAAAGCACACCGACAGACCTGGTGACAGAAGCAGATCATCAGGTGGAGGAGCTGATCATCTCCACACTCAGAGAGAAATACCCtacacacag gtTTATTGGTGAGGAATCATCTGCTGCTGGTGTGAAGTGTGAGCTGACAGACAGTCCTACCTGGATCATCGACCCCATCGACGGCACCTGTAACTTTGTGCACAG TTTCCCCATGGTGGCAGTCAGCATTGGGTTTGCTGTGAGGAAAGAG CTGGAGTTTGGTGTGATCTACCACTGTTTTGACGGGACGTTGTATACAGCCAGGAAAGGACACGGAGCCTTCTGCAACGGTGTTCGACTTCAGGTTTCAAAAGAGAAAG ACGTGTCGAAGGCTCTGATCCTCACAGAGATCGGGGCGAAGAGAGACTCAGCAACACTCGATATATTTCTAGGAAACATGAAGAAGATATTGAGCGCACCGACTCACGG CGTGCGGATCATCGGCAGCtcgactctctctctctgtcaggtCGCCAGCGGGGCGGCGGAGGCGTATTATCAGTATGGTCTGCACTGCTGGGACATCGCAGCAGCCGCTGTCATCATCCGAGAGGCTGGAGGCTGTGTGATGGACACTACAG gtggtCCGCTAGACCTGATGTCCAGGCGTGTTGTGGCTGCAGGGACGCGTGAGATCGCTGAATATGTGGTCAAACAGCTGCAGCCCATAAACTACGGCAGAGATGACCTCTGA